CAGTCTCGAGGCTGGTGCCGGGCGTGCTCGGTCATGCCGAGTCGGCTTCGCAGGATGCATTCGCAGACGGGCTCCTCGACTGCCCGCACTACACGCGACCGGAAGTGGTCGACGGGTTGAAGGTGCCGGCGGTGCTGCTCAGCGGCGACCACCAGGCGGTTGCCCGGTGGCGTCTGCAGCAGGCACTGGGGCGAACGCGGGAAAAGCGTCCTGACCTGCTTGAAAGGCGCGGGATGAGTGACAGTGAACACGCATTGCTCGAGGATTATCGGGCACTGCAATCGAATTAAAGACAAGGGGATGCAGGCATGACCAACATCATCGAAGAACTGGAGCGCGAAGAGGTCGAGAAAACCGGCCGCTCGCTTGATGACATCAACGCGGGCGATACCGTCCTCGTCAACGTGTGGGTTCGCGAGGGCAACCGCGAGCGCACCCAGCCCTTCGAGGGTGTAGTGATCGCGATGCGCAACCGTGGCGTCAACTCGTCGTTCACGCTGCGCAAGGTGTCCCATGGCGTGGGCGTAGAGCGGGTCTTCCAGCTCCACAGCCCTCTCATCGAGAGCATCAAGGTGAAACGCCGGGGTGACGTTCGCCGGGCCAAGCTCTACTTCCTGCGCGAGCGGCGTGGCAAGGCGGCGCGGATCAAGGAGAAGGTGCGCTCCAAGCGTCGTACCGCCTCCTGATCGGACACCGACCCGCCGATCAGTGCGGATTCTCGGCGTCGTTCATGCCCATCAGGTAGAGGACGCCATCCAGGCCGATCGTCGAGATGGCCTGGCGGGCGCTTCTCTGGACCAGAGGCTTGGCATGGAAGGCGATACCGAGGCCGGCGTTGCGCAACATGGGTAGGTCATTGGCGCCGTCGCCAACGGCAATGACCTGTGCAAGATCAATCTCCATGTCGCCGGCGAGGCGCTTGAGGAGCTCAGCCTTCCTTTCGGCGTCGACAATGCGGCCTGTCACTCGACCGGTGAGTCGACCGTTAGCGATTTCAAGCTGATTGGCGTAAACCGTGTCGAGGTTCAGCCGCGCCTGCAGGTAGCGCCCGAAAAATTCGAAGCCGCCGGAGATCACGGCGGTCCGATAACCGAGCATTTGCAGGGTCTTCAGCAGTCGCTCGGCACCTTCCGTGAGTGTCAACCGCTCGGCGACGCGCTCGAGGACGCTCTCCTCCAGCCCCTCTAACCAGGCAACGCGTTGGGTGAGGCTCTCGCGGAAATCGATTTCGCCGCGCATGGCCGCCGCGGTTATATCAGCCACCTTGTCACCTACTCCCGCCTCGCGTGCCAGCTCGTCGATAACCTCTTCGTGAATGAGGGTCGAGTCCATATCGAAGACCACGAGGCGCCGGTTGCGCCGGTAGAAGTTGTCTTGCTGGAAGGAAATATCGATGTCCATTTCCTGCGAAATGGACAGGAATTCCGCCTTCATTGCATCGGCATCATCGGGTTCACCCCGCAGGCTCAGCTCGAGGCAGGCGCGGCTCTCCGCGTGATCATCGTGGAGCGGGCTGCGAGCGGAAAGCCGGACGATATCCTCGATGTTGAGCCCGTGCTGCGTAGTGACGGTGGCGATACGCGCGATCTGACCGGCGGTAACCCGGCGGCCGAGCAGTGTCAGGACATAGGCCGGCTGACCCTCGCCTCGAACCCACTGTTGATACTCCGCCGGCGGTACGGGCTGGAAACGTACCCGCAGTTCGAGCTTGTGGGCCTCGTAGAGCAGGTCCTTGAGTACCGGTGCCGACGCCGTATCCCCCGAGAGCTTGATCAGTATGGCCAGCGCGAGATTCTCGTGGACCATCGCCTGGCTGATATCCAGCACCCGCACCTGGTAGTCGGTGAGTATCCCCATTAATGCCGCCGTGACGCCTGGCCGGTCGCTACCCGAAATGTTGACGAGGATAATTTCGCTGGCGGGTTCGGTATCGCTCATGGAATTCGCTCACTGAATAATCGTCGGAATATTGTAGGTGAAATTACAAAGGAGCCCATGCCCATGACTGACTCGACTGATCCGAAATCGACCGACTGGCGTGAGCGGCTGACGCCGGCCCAGTTCCGAGTGGCTCGCGAGGGCGGCACGGAGCCGCCGTTCAGTGGCGAGTACAACAATCTGAAGGCCGACGGCATGTTCCATTGTGTCTGTTGCGGGAAGCTGTTGTTCGATAGCCGGCAGAAATTCGACTCTGGCACTGGCTGGCCGAGCTTCTGGTCGCCGGCGAATGATGATGCCGTCGCCACCGAGAGCGACGGGAGCATGGGGATGCGTCGCACCGAGGTGCACTGCCCGGAATGCCAGGCGCATCTCGGCCACGTTTTCCCGGATGGTCCCGAGCCCACCGGGCTGCGTTACTGCATCAACTCCGTGTCGCTACGCTTTGAGGCTCGCGACGGCAATGATTGAGGCTTGTCGCCGTGCATCAAGCCTCGGTATAGTCGATTGGATAAGTTACTGATTTCAGGATTTCACCATGAACGAACCGGCTCCCCATCTCGACCCCGAGCAGACCGACCAGACGCCCCGGCACAAGTCGGGCCATCCTCGCGCCGGCGAGGCGATGAGTGGGGCCGAGATGGTCGTCGAGGTAATGGCGCAGGAGGGAGTCGATACCGTCTTCGGCTACAGCGGTGGTGCGATCCTGCCGACCTACGACGCCGTTTTCCGCTACAACGAGCGTGAGCGCACCGAGACGGACCGGGACCCGATGCAACTGGTGGTTCCCGCCAACGAGCAGGGCGCCGGCTTCATGGCGGCCGGTTATGCGCGCAGTACCGGTAAGGTCGGCTGCTTTCTGGTGACGTCGGGACCGGGGGCAACCAACACGGTAACGCCCATCCGTGACTGCATGGCCGATTCGGTGCCCGTGGTCGGGATCACGGGGCAGGTGGCGCGCGCCGCGATGGGTACCGACGCCTTCCAGGAGGCTCCCATCGTCAACATCATGGGGAACTGCGCGAAGCATGTCTTTCTGGTCACCCGTCCGGAACAGCTCGAGGAGACTATCCGCACGGCATTCGAGGTAGCGCGCTCCGGCAGGCCGGGGCCGGTTGTCGTCGACCTGCCGAAAGACGTTCAGAACTGGGTCGGAGAGTTCAAGGGCGATGGTCTGCTGGGAATCCGCGGCTATCGCCAGCGGATGGAATCACTGCGTCAGACACCCCTTGCCGAGGCCAAGGCCCGACAGTTCTTCGAGATGCTCGGGCAGTCACGTCGGCCGCTCTTGTATGTGGGTGGCGGCGCAATCCATGGTGAGGGTAGCGCGGCACTGACGGCTCTCGCCCACGAGTACGGGATCCCCAGCGTGAGCACCCTGATGGGGCTGGGAGCCGTCGATACTACCGATGATCTGCATCTTCACATGCTCGGCATGCATGGGACGGCCTACGCCAACTACGCGGTGGAAGACTGCGATTTCATCATTGCCGTTGGGTCCCGATTCGATGACCGTGTCGCGGCGAAAGCGGAGCTGTTCGCTCCGAACGCGGAGAATATCGCGCATATCGATATCGACGCCGCCGAGATCGGTAAGGTCAAAAAGGTCACCTGGTCGCATGTCGGCGAGGCGGGCAGCACGCTCCACCAGCTCCTTGAACACGGACGCAGCATGGGCTTCAGTGCCGATTACGACGCCTGGGGCGAGCATTGCCGGACGCTGCGGGAGCGTCATCCGATGGATTTCAAGCGGGACGGCGAGCTCATCCAGCCGCAGGCGGTGATGCGGGCGCTGAATGACCTGACCGGGGGCAATGCGATCATCACCACCGGTGTCGGCCAGCATCAGATGTGGGCGGCGCAGTACCTGGATTACTGTCGCCCGCGACTATGGCTGACGTCCGGCTCCATGGGCACCATGGGGTTCGGGCTGCCGGCAGCGATTGGCGCCCAGTTCGCCAATCCCGGTGAGTTGGTGATCGACATCGATGGCGACGGCAGTCTGCGCATGAATCTCGGCGAGATGGAGACGGTGACGACCTATGGTCTGCCGGTGAAGATCCTGCTACTCAACAATGTCGGCGATGGCATGGTGCGGCAGTGGCAAAAACTCTACTTCGGCGACCGTTTTTCGGGGAGTGACAAGTCCCTGCACCGCAAGAACTTTATCAAGGCGGCCGAGGCCGATGGCTTCGAGTTTGCCCGCAGTGTTTCCGATCCTGCCGAGATGGCCACTACGCTTGAGGCGTTTATCCAGTTCGATGGTCCGGCCTTCCTTGAGGTGGGCGTCGACCCCGATACATCGGTCTATCCGATGGTTGGTCCGGGGATGGGCTACAAGCAGATGGTGACCGGTGAGTACATTCCTGGCCGGGAAATCCCGGAGATCGGCCGCCACGGACGGGTTAATCCCAGCGAGGCCTTCTGACCGCCGTTGAAAAAGGGGGCGCCCGCCCCCACTACGCGGTCAGGTTCGGGACAAAACGGAAACAGGAATGAGTAACGAAGAGAAAGCCGCGGAAACCTACGAATTTCAGGCCGAGGTCCGGCAGCTGCTGGATCTGATGATCCACTCCCTCTACAGCAACCGCGAGATATTCCTCAGGGAGCTCGTTTCCAACGCTGCGGATGCCGCCGACCGGCTGCGCTTCGAGGCACTGCAGGACAAGACACTGCTCGAGGACGATCCGGATCCGCGGGTGTCGATCGCGGTCGACAACGACGCGCGCACGGTGACGATCAGTGACAACGGCATCGGTATGAACCGTGCGGATGTCATCGACAACCTCGGCACCATCGCGCGCTCCGGGACCCGACGCTTTCTCGACGCGATGACCGGCGACCAGAAACAGGATGCCCAGCTTATCGGGCAGTTCGGCGTCGGGTTCTATTCCGCTTTCATCGTTGCCGATCAGGTGACCGTGCATACCCGCCGCGCCGGCGAAGCGGCTGACCAGGGTGTTCTCTGGCGCTCGGACGGGAAGGGGGAGTTCAGCCTCGAATCACTCCCGCGCGATCGGCGAGGCACGGCGGTCACTCTCCACCTGGCCGAAGGTCAGGATGAGTTCCTCGATCGCAATCGGCTGCGCCAGATCGTGCGTCGCTACTCCGATCACATCGCGTTGCCCATCGAGCTCGAAAACGAGCAGGGCGAGATGGAAACGGCCAACCAGGCGTCCGCGATGTGGATGCGGCCCAAATCCGAGATTACCGACGAAGAGTATCGCCAGTTCTATCAGCAGCTCAGTTACGATCCGGAGCCGCCACTGGAGTGGATTCACAATAAGGTGGAGGGCAATCAGTCCTACACCTCGCTGCTGTTCATACCGGCCCAGCGACCGTTTGATCTCTTCGAGCCGGACTCCAGTCAGGGCCTGCGTCTCTACGTGCGTCGCGTGTTCATCATGGAAGACCGGGACAGCCGCCTTCTGCCCCGTTATCTGCGCTTCGTGCGCGGACTGGTCGACTCGGACGACCTGCCGCTCAACGTCTCGCGGGAACTGCTGCAGCACAACAAGCTGGTTGATCGCATTCGGGGCGCCTCGGTCAAGCGCGTGCTCGATACCCTTGAGCGCATGGCGCGGGATGACAACGATCGCTACGCGCGTTTCTGGGAGGCATTCGGGACCGTACTCAAGGAAGGTCCCGTGGAAGATCCCGCCAACGCCGAGAAAGTCGCCGGTCTGCTGCGCTTTCATTCGACCCATGGCGACGGTGGCTCGAGTGTCGGCCTTTCCGACTATGTCGGCCGCATGCACGAGGGGCAGAAGGCGATCTATTACCTGACCGGCGAGAGCCTGGCAGCGGTACGCAACAGCCCGCATCTGGAGGTATTCCGCCAGCGCAACATCGAGGTGCTTCTGCTCGCGGAGCCGGTGGACGAGTGGCTGGTCGCCCACCTCACGGAATTCAATGGTACCCCGCTGCAGAGCGTGGCAAAGGGCGATCTGGAAATCGACGAGCTCGGCGGTGCCGATGATGAGACTCCGAAACAGCCGGAGACGAGCGAATCGGTCGAAGCGCTTATCGCCCGCATTGGTGAGGCGCTGGGAGACCGGGTTTCGGCGGTTCGCGCCAGTAGCCGACTGACCGACTCGCCGGCCTGTATTGTCGTGGGTGACCACGAGTTCGGACTGAACATGCAGCGTATGCTCAAGGCCGCCGGCCACGAACTCCCGCAGCAGCCGCCGGTACTGGAGATCAACCCGCAGCATTCGATCATCCAGCGCCTGGCCGAAGACGGAAACGCGCCGCTCGATGAGTGGGCTTCATTGCTCCTCGAGCAGTCAATGCTCATGGACGGGGGGCGTCTGGAAGATCCGGCGAGCTTCGTCCGGCGCATGAACCGGTTGCTCGACTGATGGCGGTGACCGAACGCTCCGGAGCGGCCTTTGAACTCAAGGGTCGTATGACCACCCTGACCGTACTGCGGGTGCTGACACCGGATCCAGCGGCACTGTTCCTGCAGCTTGACGCACGACTCGCACAGGCGCCGGATTTCTTCGACGGCATGCCGCTGGTGCTGGTGCCGGCTGACGGCATCAAGATCGACCCCGATGCCCTGACGAAACTGGTGGCCGGCCTTCGTGACCGGCACCTGTTGCCTGTGGCCGCTGCCGGGATGAAGGCACAGGAGGCGGCGACGGCCGGACTGGGGGTCATCAGCAACCTCGATGAACCGCGCACGGAGGCCGCGGAAGCGATACCGAGTGAACGCCGCGAGCGGCCAGCGCCAACGGCTACCGGCGCGGCGCGACTGGTAAGCCAGCCGGTGCGCTCCGGCCAGCAGGTGTACGCCCGGGGCGGCGATCTGATCGTCACTGCGCCGGTCAGTGCCGGTGCAGAACTGATGGCCGATGGCCATATTCATGTCTACGATACATTGCGTGGACGGGCGCTGGCAGGTGTGCAGGGCGACGAGAATGCGCGTATCTTTTGTCGATCGTTGCAGGCGGAACTGGTAGCGGTCGCCGGGCACTATCGGCTGAGTGACCAGATCAACGCCGAACTCCGTGACGCCCCGGCCATGGTCTGGCTGCGCGACGGAGAGCTGGAACTCAACGCGCTCTGATAATCGGGAGGTGACTGTGGCGCGAATCGTGGTTGTGACATCGGGCAAGGGGGGCGTTGGTAAGACGACCACCAGTGCTGCATTCGGGGCGGGACTCGCCCGAGCGGGCTATAAAACGGTCGTCGTCGACTTCGACGTGGGGCTACGCAACCTTGACCTCATTATGGGCTGTGAGCGGCGGGTCGTTTACGATTTCGTCAATGTGATCAATGGCGAGGCCAATCTCAACCAGGCCCTGATCCGCGACAAGCGGGTTACTGGGCTCGAGATCCTCCCGGCTTCCCAGACCCGCGACAAGGACGCGCTGACATTTGAGGGGGTCCAGTCGGTCCTCGAGACGCTTGCAAGCACCCATGACTATGTCATTTGTGACTCCCCGGCAGGCATCGAGCGCGGCGCCCATCTGGCAATGTACTTCGCCGATGATGCCCTCGTGGTCACCAATCCCGAGGTGTCATCGGTCCGCGACTCCGACCGGGTGCTGGGGCTCCTGTCCAGCAAGACGCGTCGCGCGGAGCAGGGAGACGATCCCGTCAGGGAGCATCTGGTGGTTACCCGCTATGCCCCATCGCGCGTGGGCAAAGGCGAGATGCTTAGTATCGAGGACGTTTGCGAGATCCTGTCGATCGATCTGCTCGGCGTTGTCCCCGAGTCCACCGCGGTGCTTAACGCCTCGAACGCTGGTGTGCCGGTGATCATGGAAGAGAAAACGGACGCCGGACAGGCCTACGCGGATATCGTCGCGCGTTATCTCGGTGAAGAGCGTGATCAGCGTTTTCTGACCGAGAAGAAGAGCCTGTTCGGTCGGCTGTTCAAGGGCTAACGCAATGGCTTTCCTGGACTATTTCCGCTCAGAGAAGAAACGCAGTGCCTCCGTCGCGAAGGAGCGACTGCAAGTGATCGTGGCCCGCGAGCGGGGTAACCGCGGCGGTCCGGATTATCTCCCGGCCCTCCAGCAGGAAATCCTGGAGGTTATTCGTCGCTACATCGAAGTCGAGGACGACGCGGTGCGGATCGAAGTGGATCGCGAGGGGGACTGCGAAGTACTGGAGTTGAACGTAACCCTGCCCGACAGCGAATAGGCGGGCGTTCGGCGACCGCTCAGGTCTCGCTCTGGGCGGTCACATCCACTTTCATCTGTAACTCCTGTCCGGGTTGCAGATAGGTGCCGGGACTCAGCTCGTTCCATCGTCTCAGGTCACCGACGCTGACATTGAACTGGCGCGCGATCCTGTATAGGGAATCACCCTGCCGTACGGAATAGGTCACCGACTGCAAACGACTTGACGCGGCAATACTGCTGGCGTCGCGGGACCGGGTCCACACGACCAACTGCTCACCCACTTTGAGCGTGTCCCCGGGGGCCATGCCGTTCCAGCTCGCCAGTTCCCGCACCCCCACATTGAAACGCCTGGCGATGCCCCAGAGGCTGTCGCCGGATCGGACCGCGTAGCGCCGCCGCTCGCCATCTCCCCGGCTGCGGTCGCGGGTGGCCTGTCGACGCGCGCCCGCGGTCATCGCATACTCACCGCTCGGGCGGCTGGCGATCGGTACGAGCAGGTGATCGCCTCGACGGATCGTGTCGCCGTCGAGCTGGTTCGCATCGCGGAGGGACGCTACCGTTGTGTGATATTCGTCGGCAATGCCTCCCAGGGTGTCGCCCCGACCGATTCGGTGCCGTTGCCAGCGCATCCACGCGGTTTCGGGTGTGCCCTCCAGTGCCTGCCGGAATCGGGGTGCGTGGTCTTTTGGCAGGAGTAGACGATGAGGCCCGGATGGTGGCGTGGCCCAGCGGTTGTAGCCCGGGTTGAGCTGATAGAGGGTCTCCATATCGATATTGGCCAGTTCGGCCGCCAGTGCGAGATCGATCTGGCGGTCAAGGTCAACGGCGATCACCACCGGGTCGTTCGGGATCGGTTCCAGCTCGACGCCATGCGCCGACGGATTCGCCACCAGCTCACTGATTGCCAGCAGCCGTGGGACGTAGTTCATGGTCTCGCGGGGCAGGTCAAGCGACCAGTAATCGGTCGGGCGGCCGGCCTGGCGATTACGCTCGATCGCCCGCAGTACTGTGCCTTCTCCGGCGTTGTAAGCGGCGGTGGCGAGGAGCCAGTCACCCTCGAACATCTCGCCGAGGTAGCTGAGATAGGTTACCGCTGCGGCGGTGGCGGCGAGTACATCGCGCCGGCCGTCATACCACCAGTTCTGCGCCAGGCCGTAATGCCGACCGGTGGCAGGGACGAATTGCCAGATGCCGGCCGCACTGCCGTGGGAATAGGCGAATGGCCGGAATGCACTCTCGATAATCGGCAGCAGTGCCAGCTCCAGCGGCATATCGCGGGACTCGAGTGTCTCGACGATATGATAGAGATAAGGACGGGCGCGCTGCGACACCCGCCGCCAGTAGTCGCCATAGGTGGCGTAGTCGGCCAGCTGGCGGCGCACACGCTGATTGTCGTGGTCGGGGATGGCGTATCCACGCCGGATCCGTTCCCAGACATCGGTCGCCGTTTCCGCCGTGTCCCCGGCGGCATCAGCATCGCTCGCGTCATGTGGCGATCCCGGGCCGGTCATGGGGTGTGCGGCGGCGCCGGCCGGGGATCCGCCGGAAGACGCCGCCTTGTCGGCGCCGGGAGATGTCGTTTGCTCGGAGACACCGGCGCAGCCGGCGATTAGAAAGACCGTCAGTAGCGGTCCAAAGCAGTAGCGGTTCAAGGGAGGGTCCTCAGAAGTGATCTTTCCAGTCGCGGAGGATGGCGAAGACATCTGCCGGGCCCTCGGGAACGCGTCCCGCGCGCTCGGTCGCATGCCGTACGACCGCCGCGCTGTCCCAGCGCAGGAATGGATTGGTGGCACGCTCCTCGCCGATCGTGGAGGGCACCGTAATGGCACCGCGCCGACGCTGTTCACGCACACGCTCCAGGCGTGCCTGCAGCGCCTCGTTCTCGGGCTCGGCGGCGACAGCGAATTCGAGGTTTGCCTGCGTGTACTCGTGCCCGCAATAGACAGCAGTGTCTGCGGGCAGGTCGCGTAACGTGGCGAGATAGCCCTGCATGGGCGCTGGCGTGCCCTCGAACATGCGGCCACAGCCGCCCGCGAAAAGCGCATCGCCGGCGAAAAGCACGCCATCGCCCCGATAGGCGATATGGTCCAGGGTATGTCCGGGGACCGCGAGCACTTCCAGCGGCATATCTATCCCGTCAGGCACAAGCCGGTCGCCGGCCCGAAGCGGGTGGGTAAGACAGGGGATGTTACTGTCCGCCGGTCCGTAGACCGGTATAGCGTCCGCCAGAAGCCCCTCAACGCCGGCAACATGATCGCCATGGTGATGCGTGATCAGGATCGCGCTCAATTGCAGCCCGAGGCTTTCGAGTGCGCGGGCCACCGGCGCCGTGTCGCCGGGATCGACAACGATCGCTCCGGAAGACTGTGACTCGTGGATGAGCCACGTATAATTGTCCTTGAGAACGGGGATTGGGGTAATTTCAATCATTGCCGCATGCTACCCCGACCGAACAATCGCCTCAATTGGCAATCTCCGGTCAACCGCAGGGAGGAGTCATCAATGCGTGCGCTGCATGAATGGTTTGCCACCCCGGCGGGGCAGGATCTCGCCGAACGTGAATCGCGGTTGCTGACACGGCGCCTGGCCGGATTGTACGCCCGGCGCGTCCTCCAGATCGGGGCCTACGGGGGCGGTGTCAGTCCGGCGGTATTCGGTAACGTCCGTCAGTGGGTGATGGACGACTTGCCGGGTGGGCCGATCGACCTGGAGGCGGACAGTCGAGTGATTCCGCTGGCATCGAGCAGCGTCGATGTGGTTATCCTGATCCACCAGCTGGAATTCAGTGGCGCTCCCCACCAGATCATCCGCGAGTCCGCCCGCGTCCTCGCGCCGGAGGGGCATCTCATGGTGCTGGGGTTCAACCCCTACAGCCTGTGGGGGCTGCGCCGCGTTATGTCGAGTAATGCCCGGACGCCGCCATGGTCGGGGCGTTATCTTGCCGCCCGACGCGTTGCCGACTGGATGATGTTGCTGGGTATGGTGCCCCGGCGACCGGAGGGGCTGGCCGCTCTCCCGCCACCGCTGAGTCGCTGGTGGTTGCAGCGTCATCCCGACACGAACCATCGCCGGGAAGCGCTGGGGGCAGGCCTCAACTGGATGGGTGGCGTCAACCTGGTGATTGGCCAGAAGCGCGTCAATGGATCGGTGGATGCGCCCCGTCAGTGGCGACGCCGGTTTGAAATCATCCCCGGCGGTCTGACGCAGGCCGGTGCCGGGGCCACTCGAAATCGAAGGGAGAGCTGGCATGACGCCGGTTGAGATTTTCACGGACGGCGCCTGTCGGGGGAATCCCGGGGCAGGTGGCTGGGGTGTTCTGATCCGCTGGGACGGGGTAGAGAAGACCCTGCACGGTGGTGAGCGGGAGACCACGAACAACCGCATGGAGCTCATGGCGGCTATTCAGGCCCTGGAGGCACTCGGTCGGCCATCGTCGGTGGATCTCACGACCGATTCCCAGTATGTACGCAAGGGCATTACGGAGTGGATCGATGCCTGGAAGCGTCGTGGCTGGAAGACTGCCAGTCGCCAGCCGGTCAAGAATCGTGACCTGTGGGAGCGTCTGGATACGCTTTCGCAGCGTCATGAGATACGCTGGCACTGGGTGCGTGGCCACACCGGGCACGACGGTAATGAACGCGTCGATGATCTCGCCAACCAGGGGATCGACGAACTGGAAAGGGCGGCGGATTGATGCGCCAGATCATTCTGGATACGGAAACCACCGGCCTCGAGCCGGAAAACGGTCACCGGATCATCGAGATCGGTTGCTACGAGGTCGAGCAGCGCCGGCCTACCGGGCGCCGCTTTCACGAATACATCAACCCCGACCGGGCGGTCGATCCCGAGGCGGTCGAAGTGCACGGGATTACCGATCGGTTCCTGATGGACAAGCCTCGTTTTGCGGACATCGCGCGGTCCTTTCTCGATTTCGTGGCCGACGCCGAGCTGATTATCCATAACGCGCTCTTCGATGTCGGCTTCCTCGACAGCGAACTGGGCCGGCTCGGTACCGACTGGGGCCGAATAGCGGATCATTGCCGGGTGACCGACAGCCTGACGCTGGCCCGCCGGCGTCACCCCGGCCAGCGCAACAGCCTCGATGCCCTGTGCCGTCGCTATGCGATCGATAATAGCGGTCGCTCGCTCCACGGCGCCCTGCTCGACGCCGAGATCCTCGCCGAGGTGTACCTGGCAATGACCGGGGGGCAGGTGACCCTGCACCTTGGCGCCCGGGAGGAGGATGGCCCCGCGCAACGGATCGAGAGCGACCAGCCAGTCAGCGCCGACCGCCCACGGCTACGGGTCGTCGAGCCCACCGCGGCGGAAATCGCCGCCCATGCGTCATGGCTCGATCAGCTCGACCGCGAAAGCGACGGACGCTGCGTCTGGCGGGCACTGGACGGGGAGGCTCGAGGATGACGCGCCGGATGCTCCGGGCACCGATCGCCGCGGTGACGTTCGACCTCGATTTCACGCTCTGGGACCTGGACGGCGTGCTTCCGCATGCCGAGGCGGTCTGCCAGGGGTTGCTCGAGCAGCATTATCCGGCCGTTACCCAACACTTCGACGTTGCCGGAATGCGTGAACTGCGTAACCGGATCGCCGCCGAGCGCCCCGAGCTCGCGCATGATGTAACGGCACTGCGCCGCGCCGGCCTGCGTCGCGCCGGCGAGCAGGCGGGGTACGCCGGCGATGCGCTTGAGGCGCTGGTAGAGGAGGCCTTCGAGGTTTTCCTCGAGGCCCGTCACGCGGTCAGGCTCTACCCCGATACGCTGCCGATGCTGCGGGCCCTCCAGGGCCGTGTCGCGGTGGGTGCCATCACCAACGGCAACGCCGAGATCGCCCGCATCGGGCTGGACGGGTATTTCGATTTCGCGCTCTCGGCAGTCGAGC
The Spiribacter vilamensis DNA segment above includes these coding regions:
- a CDS encoding HAD-IA family hydrolase — protein: MTRRMLRAPIAAVTFDLDFTLWDLDGVLPHAEAVCQGLLEQHYPAVTQHFDVAGMRELRNRIAAERPELAHDVTALRRAGLRRAGEQAGYAGDALEALVEEAFEVFLEARHAVRLYPDTLPMLRALQGRVAVGAITNGNAEIARIGLDGYFDFALSAVELGAAKPSHLVFDTAAGRAGVPAGQIVHVGDDVHSDVYGAAENGMQAVWLNRDNAVWPEDVPRVSHTPVSTLAELEGMLLGLIRESI
- the rnhA gene encoding ribonuclease HI translates to MTPVEIFTDGACRGNPGAGGWGVLIRWDGVEKTLHGGERETTNNRMELMAAIQALEALGRPSSVDLTTDSQYVRKGITEWIDAWKRRGWKTASRQPVKNRDLWERLDTLSQRHEIRWHWVRGHTGHDGNERVDDLANQGIDELERAAD
- the dnaQ gene encoding DNA polymerase III subunit epsilon, with translation MRQIILDTETTGLEPENGHRIIEIGCYEVEQRRPTGRRFHEYINPDRAVDPEAVEVHGITDRFLMDKPRFADIARSFLDFVADAELIIHNALFDVGFLDSELGRLGTDWGRIADHCRVTDSLTLARRRHPGQRNSLDALCRRYAIDNSGRSLHGALLDAEILAEVYLAMTGGQVTLHLGAREEDGPAQRIESDQPVSADRPRLRVVEPTAAEIAAHASWLDQLDRESDGRCVWRALDGEARG
- a CDS encoding class I SAM-dependent methyltransferase, producing MRALHEWFATPAGQDLAERESRLLTRRLAGLYARRVLQIGAYGGGVSPAVFGNVRQWVMDDLPGGPIDLEADSRVIPLASSSVDVVILIHQLEFSGAPHQIIRESARVLAPEGHLMVLGFNPYSLWGLRRVMSSNARTPPWSGRYLAARRVADWMMLLGMVPRRPEGLAALPPPLSRWWLQRHPDTNHRREALGAGLNWMGGVNLVIGQKRVNGSVDAPRQWRRRFEIIPGGLTQAGAGATRNRRESWHDAG
- the gloB gene encoding hydroxyacylglutathione hydrolase; the protein is MIEITPIPVLKDNYTWLIHESQSSGAIVVDPGDTAPVARALESLGLQLSAILITHHHGDHVAGVEGLLADAIPVYGPADSNIPCLTHPLRAGDRLVPDGIDMPLEVLAVPGHTLDHIAYRGDGVLFAGDALFAGGCGRMFEGTPAPMQGYLATLRDLPADTAVYCGHEYTQANLEFAVAAEPENEALQARLERVREQRRRGAITVPSTIGEERATNPFLRWDSAAVVRHATERAGRVPEGPADVFAILRDWKDHF
- a CDS encoding LysM peptidoglycan-binding domain-containing protein, whose amino-acid sequence is MNRYCFGPLLTVFLIAGCAGVSEQTTSPGADKAASSGGSPAGAAAHPMTGPGSPHDASDADAAGDTAETATDVWERIRRGYAIPDHDNQRVRRQLADYATYGDYWRRVSQRARPYLYHIVETLESRDMPLELALLPIIESAFRPFAYSHGSAAGIWQFVPATGRHYGLAQNWWYDGRRDVLAATAAAVTYLSYLGEMFEGDWLLATAAYNAGEGTVLRAIERNRQAGRPTDYWSLDLPRETMNYVPRLLAISELVANPSAHGVELEPIPNDPVVIAVDLDRQIDLALAAELANIDMETLYQLNPGYNRWATPPSGPHRLLLPKDHAPRFRQALEGTPETAWMRWQRHRIGRGDTLGGIADEYHTTVASLRDANQLDGDTIRRGDHLLVPIASRPSGEYAMTAGARRQATRDRSRGDGERRRYAVRSGDSLWGIARRFNVGVRELASWNGMAPGDTLKVGEQLVVWTRSRDASSIAASSRLQSVTYSVRQGDSLYRIARQFNVSVGDLRRWNELSPGTYLQPGQELQMKVDVTAQSET